ACCCCCCAGGCACGCAGGTTTGACGGCCGCCCGCCGGGGCCGTCCCGAGTTGCGCGGGCACCGCGGACACCGAGACGGCCTAGGCCGCCGCAGGCCCGGCCCGGCCCCGCACCGGTCCGAGCGGCACGGTTCCGGGTCCGCCGACGTCCGGGTGCGGACGCCGGGACCGCGGGCCCGGGGTCCTCCCGGCCGCCGCTGGCCCGGAGTTCCCCCGACCGCCGCCGGCCGTCGCCCCCTTCTCCGCGTGTCCTACGCCCGTCCCCGCGCCCTGCGCGCCACCACCGCCCGCAGGACGCGCCGGGCCTCGACCGACGTGTCCAGCACGAACCGCAGTCCGCCCGTGCCGTGTTCGGCGAGGAGTTCCAGGACGGCGGTCTGGCGGCGCAGTTCGGCGGAGACGAGCGGGGACAGCCCCTCCGTGCGGCCCTCCTCGCGCACCGTCGGCCAGGACGTGGTGTCGTCGGCGTGGTCGAGACGGCGATGCGCCCGCAGCGCCGTCAGCGAGCAGACGTCCGCCCAGGCGCGCAACTCGCCCTCCGAGGGCCGCTCGGGAACGGTGTCGAGCATCAGGCGGGTGAGGAGGGCCGCGTGGTCCTCGTCGGTGACGGGCGGCTCGGGCACCCCCGGGTCCAGCTTGACGCGCGCCTGCTCCAGACGCGTGCCCCACTCGGCCCAGGCGTCCGCGTCGGCGAGGCACGCCCACAGGGGGCGCAGGACGTCGTCGTCACCGCCCAGCAGCGGAACGCACCGATCCAAACAAGCCAGACCGCTCGCTGCCAGACTTCTCTCGTCGGCCTGAGCGATCAGTTCCACCAGACTCATCACGACTCCCTCGAAATGCCTCAACAGGGCGCCCTCGCTTTACGGAGCCCGCACTTCCCCTTACTGCGTGCAACGGTCCAGGAGTGTCACAGTGGCACCACACCGAGCCGGTCGAGGAGCTGGAAGAGCAGGTTTTCGGCCACCTCTCCCGACTCCGCTCCGGGGCCCTCCGGCCCGGCTCCCGGCTCCGCCTCCAGGACGGCGAGCAGTGCGTCGGCGGTCACCGAGTGGCCCGCCCCGGCCGCCCAGGCGGCCGCCCGTGCGGCCGCGTCGGCGGGCTCCAGGAAGTAGTCGTCCACGCCCAGTCCGCCGTCGGCGCCGGCGAGATGGCCGGCCATGACGTTCCGGGCCAGGCAGGCGCTCCACGCGTCGCCGGACGGCGTCGCCGCCTCCACCGCCACGCAGGCGCTGTCCATCACGTACCCGAAGAGCGCGGGTGCGCCGGTCTCGCGGGCGAGCACCTTCATGCTCCCGATCCCGGTCCCCGCGCCCGGGTACTCCCAGACCTGCCAGCCGCCGGGCGCCGTCGTCCGGGACAGCAGGCCGGGCACCCCGGCCAGCGCGGCGGTCCGGGAGAGCGGCTGCTCGCTTCTGCCCACGACGAAATAGCCCCAGTACCCCATACCGGTCCCCCCGGGTGTCTCGGTTCGGCGGCTGGGGCCGAATACACCACAGGGGTGCCGGGGTTGACCAGAGAAAGGGACGAACCGGTGCCCGTCGGACGCGTGTCAGCCGGCGTACGCGGCGGGGCCCTGGAGCGCCTTCAGGTGCTGCATGCGGGTCAGCCTCAGCACGACGAGGATCGCCAGGGCGGCGGCCACGATGTCGACGACGTCGCAGAACAGGACCTGGGCGGCGGCGTCGTGGATCTCCCCGGCGGTGCCGGCCTTGGTGTACGACCTGCTGGACACCCGGTCGGTGAGCAGCACCAGGACCCAGAAGGTCCACCACACGTTGACGAGAGCGTGGCCGCTCCGGGACCCGGCGGGAGCGCTCGCGTCCCAGATGTCCAGCGTCACGCGGCGCGGGAACCACAGGCTGACCACGGGGACGAACCATCCCCAGCCGGCCCACGCCCGGGACTTGCTGTGCCCGTGCGGGCTGAACACCTCGGCGTTGCTGCGGACCCGCAGGAACCAGAGGAGGAAGACGACGACGGACCCCACCATCGTGGCCGACTGGGCGTAGCCCGACGTCGCGACCAGCGTGTCCGCGTCAGCGGCCCGCTCCTGGACGCCGTCGCCGAAGTCGCCGCCGGCGAGGGTCCCGGACACGTCGTACATCGTCCAGTCCGCCCAGACCGCGAAGAGGTCGGCGGCGATCACCAGCGCGAGCAGCGCGACGGCGGCTCTGCCGAGGCCGACCGGTGAGCGCAGCCAGGCCGGTCCGTTCGGGGACGGAAGGGGCGGCAGCGGCGGGAGCGGCCGCGCCGCGGGCATCGGCGAGACGGGCCTCGGTGGCACGGAGTGCGACGGCGGCATGGTCATGAGAACCCCCCGGGTGCACGGCACGACGGGGTGCCGACACGACGAGCCGGGCGCGCCCCTCCCCAGGGTCCCGCCCGGCACACGAATACGTATCCGGAAGATACGGTTCTGCAGAGCCGCGCGTCCAGCCGATCGCGACCGGCCCCCACCGTGCCGAAAACTGCCCGGACCAGTGCTTTCGATCCACGACGGCGAGCAGCGGCCCGGCGTCGCGCGCCCCGGCCGACCCTTCCGGCCGACCGCCCTGGGCCGACCGCTCGGCCCAGGCGCTCAGCCCAGCCGCTTCGCGAGCGCCGAGAACTCCGTCCACGACAGCTCGGGCCTGCCCGGATCCCACAGCTTCTGGACCG
The window above is part of the Streptomyces sp. NBC_01428 genome. Proteins encoded here:
- a CDS encoding DUF4328 domain-containing protein: MTMPPSHSVPPRPVSPMPAARPLPPLPPLPSPNGPAWLRSPVGLGRAAVALLALVIAADLFAVWADWTMYDVSGTLAGGDFGDGVQERAADADTLVATSGYAQSATMVGSVVVFLLWFLRVRSNAEVFSPHGHSKSRAWAGWGWFVPVVSLWFPRRVTLDIWDASAPAGSRSGHALVNVWWTFWVLVLLTDRVSSRSYTKAGTAGEIHDAAAQVLFCDVVDIVAAALAILVVLRLTRMQHLKALQGPAAYAG